From a region of the Candidatus Bathyarchaeota archaeon genome:
- a CDS encoding DNA polymerase subunit beta, with the protein NGREEEIAKLLRISLETVLDRVRALLRRDKIGRTGVFIEKELAPDETFEMALKRLVETRPEVRRRLKFCEK; encoded by the coding sequence ATAATGGACGAGAGGAGGAAATAGCTAAACTTTTAAGAATTTCTTTAGAGACCGTGTTGGACCGTGTGCGTGCACTTCTACGAAGAGATAAAATAGGCAGAACAGGCGTGTTTATCGAAAAAGAATTGGCGCCAGACGAAACCTTCGAGATGGCTTTGAAAAGGCTTGTCGAAACCAGACCTGAAGTGAGACGGCGCCTGAAATTTTGCGAAAAATAA